A genome region from Chelonia mydas isolate rCheMyd1 chromosome 24, rCheMyd1.pri.v2, whole genome shotgun sequence includes the following:
- the GRIK5 gene encoding glutamate receptor ionotropic, kainate 5 isoform X2 — translation MPTSPGLLLLLIVSVARQSLQVLSSLRMAAILDDQTVCGRGERLALALAREHINSISEVPAKARVEVEIFELHRDSQYETTDTMCQILPKGVVSVLGPASSPASAATVSHICGEKEIPHVKVGPEETPRLQYLRFASVSLYPSNEDLSLALARILQSLNYPSASLICAKAECLLRLEELVRQFLISKETLSIRMLDDAHDPTPLLKEIRDDKISTIIIDANASLSYLVLKKASELGMTSAFYKYILTTLDFPTLRLDDVVDDHSNVVGFSILNATHPFFLEFARSLNMSWRETCERSPFPGPTLSAALLFDAVHVVVGAVRELNRSQEIGVRPLACTSASIWQHGTSLMNYLRMVEYDGLTGRVEFNSKGQRTNYTLRILEKSRNGHREIGVWHSNKTLAMDASTLATDASESLANKTLIVTTILENPYVMRRAGAQAPGGAEGLYEGFCVDMLHELAGILKFRFQLRLVEDGLYGAPEANGSWTGMVGELINRKADLAVAAFTITAEREKGRKPGYFSFLDPFSPAVWLFMLLAYLAVSCVLFLAARLSPYEWHNPHPCLRGRPHVLENHYTLGNSLWFPIGGFMQQGSEVLPRALSTRCVSGVWWAFTLIIISSYTANLAAFLTVQRMEVPVESADDLADQTNIEYGTIHAGSTMTFFQNSRYQTYQRMWEYMLSKQPSVFVKSTAEGVARVLSSRYAFLLESTMNEYHRRRDCNLTQIGGLLDTKGYGIGMPLGSPFRDEITLAILQLQENNRLEILKRKWWEGGKCPKEQDHRAKGLGMENIGGIFVVLICGLVVAVFVAVMEFVWATRRSAETEELSVCQEMLRELRQAVSCRKPTRSRRRRRPPARAARALRAVREMRLSNGKLYAGPLASEPAPQRLLEEPARPCTHIRICHECRRIQTLRGAPPTPRRPPPPEEGTPRRGGPRDPTPQE, via the exons ATGCCGACGTCGCCcgggctgctgctgttgctgatcGTCAGCGTCGCCCGCCAGAGCCTGCAGGTGCTGTCGTCCCTGCGCATGG CTGCGATCCTGGACGATCAGACGGTGTGTGGGCGCGGGGAGcggctggccctggccctggcccggGAGCACATCAACAGCATCAGCGAGGTGCCGGCCAAGGCCCGCGTGGAGGTCGAGATCTTCGAACTGCATCGCGACAGCCAGTACGAGACCACGGACACCA TGTGCCAGATCCTGCCCAAAGGGGTGGTGTCGGTTCTGGGCCCCGCATCGAGTCCGGCCTCGGCCGCCACCGTCAGCCACATCTGTGGGGAGAAGGAG atCCCCCACGTGAAGGTGGGCCCCGAGGAGACCCCCCGGCTGCAGTATTTGCGCTTCGCCTCCGTCAGCCTCTACCCCAGCAACGAGGACCTGAGCCTGGCCCTGGCGCGGATCCTGCAGTCGCTCAACTACCCCTCGGCCAGTCTCATCTGCGCCAAGGCCGAGT gtcTGCTGCGATTGGAGGAGCTCGTGCGCCAGTTCCTCATCTCCAAGGAGACGCTGTCGATCCGGATGCTGGACGACGCCCACGACCCGACGCCGCTGCTCAAGGAGATTCGGGACGACAAGATCTCGACCATCATCATCGACGCCAACGCCTCCCTCTCCTACCTCGTCCTCAAGAAG GCCTCGGAGCTGGGCATGACCTCGGCCTTCTATAAATACATCCTGACCACCCTG GATTTCCCCACCCTGCGCCTGGACGACGTGGTGGACGATCACTCCAACGTCGTGGGCTTCTCCATCCTGAACGCGACCCACCCCTTCTTCCTGGAGTTCGCCCGCAGCCTCAATATGTCCTGGCGGGAGACCTGCGAGCGGAGCCCCTTCCCCGGCCCCACG CTCTCGGCGGCCCTGCTGTTCGACGCGGTGCACGTGGTGGTGGGGGCCGTGCGGGAGCTGAACCGCAGCCAGGAGATCGGGGTCCGGCCGCTGGCCTGCACCTCCGCCAGCATCTGGCAGCACGGCACCAGCCTCATGAACTACCTGCGCATG GTAGAGTACGACGGGCTGACGGGGCGCGTGGAGTTCAACAGCAAGGGGCAACGAACCAACTACACCCTGCGTATCCTGGAGAAGTCGCGGAACGGGCACCGCGAG ATCGGCGTGTGGCACTCCAACAAGACGCTGGCCATGGACGCCTCCACGCTGGCCACGGACGCCTCCGAGAGCCTGGCGAACAAGACCCTCATTGTCACCACCATCCTG gAGAACCCCTATGTGATGCGCAGGGCCGGGGCCCAGGCCCCGGGGGGCGCCGAGGGGCTGTACGAGGGGTTCTGCGTCGACATGCTGCACGAACTCGCCGGGATCCTCAAGTTCCGCTTCCAGCTGCGGCTGGTGGAGGACGGGCTCTACGGGGCGCCCGAGGCCAACGGCTCCTGGACCGGCATGGTGGGCGAGCTCATCAACCGG AAGGCCGACCTGGCTGTCGCCGCCTTCACCATCACGGCGGAGCGGGAGAAG GGCCGCAAGCCCGGCTACTTCTCCTTCCTGGACCCCTTCTCCCCGGCCGTCTGGCTCTTCATGCTCCTGGCCTACCTGGCCGTCAGCTGTGTCCTCTTCCTGGCCGCCCG gctgaGCCCCTACGAGTGGcacaacccccacccctgcctgcggGGGCGCCCCCACGTGCTGGAGAACCACTACACCCTGGGCAACAGCCTCTGGTTCCCCATCGGCGGCTTCATGCAGCAGGGCTCCGAGGTGCTGCCCCGGGCCCTGTCCACGCGCTGCGTCAGCGGGGTCTG GTGGGCTTTCACCCTGATCATCATCTCGTCCTACACGGCCAACCTGGCCGCCTTCCTGACGGTGCAGCGCATGGAGGTCCCCGTGGAGTCGGCCGACGACCTGGCCGACCAGACCAACATCGAGTACGGCACCATCCACGCCGGCTCCACCATGACCTTCTTCCAG AACTCCCGGTACCAGACGTACCAGCGGATGTGGGAGTACATGCTGTCCAAGCAGCCCAGCGTCTTCGTGAAGAGCACGGCGGAGGGCGTCGCCCGCGTGCTCAGCTCCCGATACGCCTTCCTGCTGGAGTCCACCATGAACGAGTACCACCGGCGCCGGGACTGCAACCTCACCCAGATCGGGGGGCTGCTGGACACCAAGGGCTACGGCATCGGCATGCCGCTGG gcTCCCCGTTCCGGGACGAGATCACGCTGGCCAttctgcagctgcaggagaaCAATCGGCTGGAGATCCTCAAGCgcaagtggtgggaggggggcaagTGCCCCAAGGAGCAGGACCATCGGGCCAAAG GCCTGGGCATGGAGAACATCGGGGGCATTTTTGTGGTTCTCATCTGCGGACTCGTGGTCGCCGTCTTCGTGGCCGTCATGGAGTTCGTCTGGGCGACGCGCCGCTCGGCGGAGACTGAGGAg ctctcggTGTGCCAGGAGATGCTGCGGGAGCTGCGCCAGGCCGTGTCGTGCCGGAAGCCCACGCGGTCCCGGCGGCGCCGGCGGCCCCCGGCCCGGGCAGCCCGGGCCCTTCGCGCCGTCCGCGAGATGCGGCTCAGCAACGGGAAGCTCTACGCGGGGCCCCTGGCCTCCGAAcccgccccccagcgcctcctggagGAGCCCGCCCGGCCCTGCACCCACATCCGCATCTGCCACGAGTGCCGCCGCATCCAGACTCTGCGgggggccccccccaccccccgccggcccccgccccccgagGAGGGCACCCCGCGACGGGGGGGGCCCCGGGACCCGACGCCGCAGGAATGA
- the GRIK5 gene encoding glutamate receptor ionotropic, kainate 5 isoform X1 encodes MPTSPGLLLLLIVSVARQSLQVLSSLRMAAILDDQTVCGRGERLALALAREHINSISEVPAKARVEVEIFELHRDSQYETTDTMCQILPKGVVSVLGPASSPASAATVSHICGEKEIPHVKVGPEETPRLQYLRFASVSLYPSNEDLSLALARILQSLNYPSASLICAKAECLLRLEELVRQFLISKETLSIRMLDDAHDPTPLLKEIRDDKISTIIIDANASLSYLVLKKASELGMTSAFYKYILTTLDFPTLRLDDVVDDHSNVVGFSILNATHPFFLEFARSLNMSWRETCERSPFPGPTLSAALLFDAVHVVVGAVRELNRSQEIGVRPLACTSASIWQHGTSLMNYLRMVEYDGLTGRVEFNSKGQRTNYTLRILEKSRNGHREIGVWHSNKTLAMDASTLATDASESLANKTLIVTTILENPYVMRRAGAQAPGGAEGLYEGFCVDMLHELAGILKFRFQLRLVEDGLYGAPEANGSWTGMVGELINRKADLAVAAFTITAEREKVIDFSKPFMTLGISILYRVHMGRKPGYFSFLDPFSPAVWLFMLLAYLAVSCVLFLAARLSPYEWHNPHPCLRGRPHVLENHYTLGNSLWFPIGGFMQQGSEVLPRALSTRCVSGVWWAFTLIIISSYTANLAAFLTVQRMEVPVESADDLADQTNIEYGTIHAGSTMTFFQNSRYQTYQRMWEYMLSKQPSVFVKSTAEGVARVLSSRYAFLLESTMNEYHRRRDCNLTQIGGLLDTKGYGIGMPLGSPFRDEITLAILQLQENNRLEILKRKWWEGGKCPKEQDHRAKGLGMENIGGIFVVLICGLVVAVFVAVMEFVWATRRSAETEELSVCQEMLRELRQAVSCRKPTRSRRRRRPPARAARALRAVREMRLSNGKLYAGPLASEPAPQRLLEEPARPCTHIRICHECRRIQTLRGAPPTPRRPPPPEEGTPRRGGPRDPTPQE; translated from the exons ATGCCGACGTCGCCcgggctgctgctgttgctgatcGTCAGCGTCGCCCGCCAGAGCCTGCAGGTGCTGTCGTCCCTGCGCATGG CTGCGATCCTGGACGATCAGACGGTGTGTGGGCGCGGGGAGcggctggccctggccctggcccggGAGCACATCAACAGCATCAGCGAGGTGCCGGCCAAGGCCCGCGTGGAGGTCGAGATCTTCGAACTGCATCGCGACAGCCAGTACGAGACCACGGACACCA TGTGCCAGATCCTGCCCAAAGGGGTGGTGTCGGTTCTGGGCCCCGCATCGAGTCCGGCCTCGGCCGCCACCGTCAGCCACATCTGTGGGGAGAAGGAG atCCCCCACGTGAAGGTGGGCCCCGAGGAGACCCCCCGGCTGCAGTATTTGCGCTTCGCCTCCGTCAGCCTCTACCCCAGCAACGAGGACCTGAGCCTGGCCCTGGCGCGGATCCTGCAGTCGCTCAACTACCCCTCGGCCAGTCTCATCTGCGCCAAGGCCGAGT gtcTGCTGCGATTGGAGGAGCTCGTGCGCCAGTTCCTCATCTCCAAGGAGACGCTGTCGATCCGGATGCTGGACGACGCCCACGACCCGACGCCGCTGCTCAAGGAGATTCGGGACGACAAGATCTCGACCATCATCATCGACGCCAACGCCTCCCTCTCCTACCTCGTCCTCAAGAAG GCCTCGGAGCTGGGCATGACCTCGGCCTTCTATAAATACATCCTGACCACCCTG GATTTCCCCACCCTGCGCCTGGACGACGTGGTGGACGATCACTCCAACGTCGTGGGCTTCTCCATCCTGAACGCGACCCACCCCTTCTTCCTGGAGTTCGCCCGCAGCCTCAATATGTCCTGGCGGGAGACCTGCGAGCGGAGCCCCTTCCCCGGCCCCACG CTCTCGGCGGCCCTGCTGTTCGACGCGGTGCACGTGGTGGTGGGGGCCGTGCGGGAGCTGAACCGCAGCCAGGAGATCGGGGTCCGGCCGCTGGCCTGCACCTCCGCCAGCATCTGGCAGCACGGCACCAGCCTCATGAACTACCTGCGCATG GTAGAGTACGACGGGCTGACGGGGCGCGTGGAGTTCAACAGCAAGGGGCAACGAACCAACTACACCCTGCGTATCCTGGAGAAGTCGCGGAACGGGCACCGCGAG ATCGGCGTGTGGCACTCCAACAAGACGCTGGCCATGGACGCCTCCACGCTGGCCACGGACGCCTCCGAGAGCCTGGCGAACAAGACCCTCATTGTCACCACCATCCTG gAGAACCCCTATGTGATGCGCAGGGCCGGGGCCCAGGCCCCGGGGGGCGCCGAGGGGCTGTACGAGGGGTTCTGCGTCGACATGCTGCACGAACTCGCCGGGATCCTCAAGTTCCGCTTCCAGCTGCGGCTGGTGGAGGACGGGCTCTACGGGGCGCCCGAGGCCAACGGCTCCTGGACCGGCATGGTGGGCGAGCTCATCAACCGG AAGGCCGACCTGGCTGTCGCCGCCTTCACCATCACGGCGGAGCGGGAGAAGGTGATCGACTTCTCCAAGCCCTTCATGACCCTGGGGATCAGTATCCTGTACCGGGTGCACATG GGCCGCAAGCCCGGCTACTTCTCCTTCCTGGACCCCTTCTCCCCGGCCGTCTGGCTCTTCATGCTCCTGGCCTACCTGGCCGTCAGCTGTGTCCTCTTCCTGGCCGCCCG gctgaGCCCCTACGAGTGGcacaacccccacccctgcctgcggGGGCGCCCCCACGTGCTGGAGAACCACTACACCCTGGGCAACAGCCTCTGGTTCCCCATCGGCGGCTTCATGCAGCAGGGCTCCGAGGTGCTGCCCCGGGCCCTGTCCACGCGCTGCGTCAGCGGGGTCTG GTGGGCTTTCACCCTGATCATCATCTCGTCCTACACGGCCAACCTGGCCGCCTTCCTGACGGTGCAGCGCATGGAGGTCCCCGTGGAGTCGGCCGACGACCTGGCCGACCAGACCAACATCGAGTACGGCACCATCCACGCCGGCTCCACCATGACCTTCTTCCAG AACTCCCGGTACCAGACGTACCAGCGGATGTGGGAGTACATGCTGTCCAAGCAGCCCAGCGTCTTCGTGAAGAGCACGGCGGAGGGCGTCGCCCGCGTGCTCAGCTCCCGATACGCCTTCCTGCTGGAGTCCACCATGAACGAGTACCACCGGCGCCGGGACTGCAACCTCACCCAGATCGGGGGGCTGCTGGACACCAAGGGCTACGGCATCGGCATGCCGCTGG gcTCCCCGTTCCGGGACGAGATCACGCTGGCCAttctgcagctgcaggagaaCAATCGGCTGGAGATCCTCAAGCgcaagtggtgggaggggggcaagTGCCCCAAGGAGCAGGACCATCGGGCCAAAG GCCTGGGCATGGAGAACATCGGGGGCATTTTTGTGGTTCTCATCTGCGGACTCGTGGTCGCCGTCTTCGTGGCCGTCATGGAGTTCGTCTGGGCGACGCGCCGCTCGGCGGAGACTGAGGAg ctctcggTGTGCCAGGAGATGCTGCGGGAGCTGCGCCAGGCCGTGTCGTGCCGGAAGCCCACGCGGTCCCGGCGGCGCCGGCGGCCCCCGGCCCGGGCAGCCCGGGCCCTTCGCGCCGTCCGCGAGATGCGGCTCAGCAACGGGAAGCTCTACGCGGGGCCCCTGGCCTCCGAAcccgccccccagcgcctcctggagGAGCCCGCCCGGCCCTGCACCCACATCCGCATCTGCCACGAGTGCCGCCGCATCCAGACTCTGCGgggggccccccccaccccccgccggcccccgccccccgagGAGGGCACCCCGCGACGGGGGGGGCCCCGGGACCCGACGCCGCAGGAATGA